GGTCGAACACCTCGATGAACAGCGGCTACTTCCCGTTCTCGGAGAACCCGATCTACATCGATTACCGCCCCAGCGGTTTCGGGTCGACGATCTTCGACCGCTAGAACAGTTCCTTGGCGAGCAGTTCCAGGGTCCGCTCGCGCCCGGGCGCGGTCGCCGGGTCGGTGCCGCGCCGCGCCGACGCCACCGGGTTGACCATCACCTCGTCGACGTCGAAGTCCTCGGCCAGCGCCTTGAGCGCCTCGGCCGCTTCGGCGGGCGCGCCGACCACCGCGCGCTGCAGCCCGCTGTCGATGATGCGCTGCTCCTGATCGGACACCCGGGCCGCCTGGGCGTCCTCGACGAGGTCGACCGCTCCCAGCGGTCGCCCGGTCCGCAGCCGGGCCATCATCTGCAGATTCGGCAGCATCAATGCCGTTGCCTCATCACGGGTTTCGGCGACCGACGCGTTGACTGTGAGGAACGTCGTCGGTTCGGAGCACACCTCGCTCGGGGTGAAATGCTCCCGATAGTAGGCCAATGCCTCTTCGGTGCCGTGGCCGGAGAAGTGATGGGCGAAGACGTAGGGCAGGCCCTTGGCCGCGGCCAGCCGCGCCGAATACATGCTCGACCCCAACAGCCACAGCCGCGGCTCGCCGACCGCGGCCGGGGTGGCCTTGAGCAGGTAGTCCCCGTCGCGTAGCTGGACCTGCACGCCGCGACTGCTCATCATCGCCCGCACCTGATCGAGATAGTCGGGGAAATTTTGGATTTCTCGCTCGGCCGCGCCTTCCCTGCCGCCGCGCAGCATGAACGAGGTGACCGGATCCGAACCGGGCGCCCGGCCGATGCCCAGGTCGATCCGCCCCGGCGCGGCGGCCTCCAGCAGCGCGAACTGTTCGGCGACGGCCAGCGGGGCGTGGTTGGGCAGCATCACCCCGCCGGACCCGAGCCGCACCCGAGCGGTCTGGGCGGCCAGGTAGGCGAGCAGCACCGGCGGGCTGGTGGCCCCGACCGAGGGCATGTTGTGGTGCTCGGCCACCCAGTAGCGGGTGAAACCGAGCCGGTCGGCGGTCTGGGCCAGCCGCACCGTGGCGGCCAGCGCGTCGGCGCTGGTCTGGTCGGTACGGACGGGCACGAGATCAAGAACGGATAGGCGCACGTCGATAGTCAACGCGGCCACTCAGCCGGATAGTCCCGCCAGCTCCGCCGCCCGGCCGAAGATGTCGTCGAGCATCGCCGGCGTCAGCCGTCCGGTGAACATGTTCTGCTGGCTGGGGTGATAGCAGCCCAGCAGTCGCAACGTGGGGCTCAGTTCGGCCAGAGCGCCGTGGCCGAACTTCGGCTTGGGCTTGGGCGGCTGATCGGTGGCCACCCGCAGCGCTATCTGCCAGGCGAAGCCGCCGAGTGCCACGACCACCCGGACGTGCGGGGCGATCAACCGCCATTCGGCGTCGATCCACGGCGCGCAGGTGTTGCGCTCGACCGTCGTCGGCGAATTGTCCGGCGGGGCGCAGCGGACCGGGGCGATGATCCGGATCGTGTTCGTCTGCAACCCATCGGCGGCGTCGACGCTGGTCGGCTGGTTGACCAGGCCGGCCCGGTGCAATGCGGCGTAGAGCTGGTCACCGGAGCGGTCGCCGGTGAACATCCGACCGGTCCGGTTGGCGCCGTTGGCGGCGGGCGCCAACCCGACCACGACGATCTTCGGCGTCGGCGAGCCCCAGCCGGGCACCGGACGTCCCCAATAGGGTTGGTCGGCAAAGGATTTCCGTTTGGTGACGGCCACCTCTTCGCGCCAGGTCACCAACCGCGGGCAGGCCCGGCAGACGCTGATCAACGCGTCCAGTTCGGGGATCGAGCCGGCTTGGCCGGCCAAGTGCGTCACCCGGGCGGCGTCCGGCGCCTGCGGGGTCTCCCGGGTGGCCGGGTCACCGGGCCAGCCGGTGCCGGGCGGCACCGGGGAGGCGAACGGCTGACCGGTGCGCGGGTGGTTGAGCATGGCACCATCCTGCCGGGTGCCGCGCGATGAGAAACGACTACGTCGAGAGCTGTTGGGCTGTCGACCGGATCTCGCGGATGTAGCGGTCCCGTTCGGCGGCGCTCACGTCTCGTCGCAGCGGGCCCAGCTGCAATTCGTAAGTGGGCTCGCCCTTGTCGAACACCGGCGCGGCCAGATAGCTCACCGACAACGGCTGCGTGGTGGCGAGTTGTTCTGCGGTATAGGGGTTTCCGTTCACACCTGTGAGCAGCTCGAAGACCCGCTGCCGCAGCGCGACCCGGCGGGGATGCTCCGCCAGCAGATCGACCACCTCGGCCAGCACGTCGAGCGCCTCCAGGCCCGGACCGCCCAGGCCGAACACCACGACGCCGTTCTGCCGTACCTGGGCCAGCACGTCGTCGAGCAGGTCGGGGCCGACCCCATGTGCCGAGGCCAGCCACGCCTGTCGCGCCTGCGCATCGCGGTGGGCGATGACGGTGGCGCCGACGGGAGCGATCAGCGGCAGCCGGACGCCGACCCCGACCCCGGCCGGGATGCGGCCGCGGCCGCGCACCAGGGTCAGAAAACTCAGCTCGGCGGCCCCCACCAGCGCGAGCCCCGCTCCGCAGCCGGCCCGCTCCGCCATCTGCTCGATCACGTGCGCGCTCTCGGTCGACAGCGGCCAGAGTCGACGGACCGTGTCGGCGATGCCGATCAGCCCGGGGCCCAGGGTGTACTTGCGATCATCGCGGCGGGCCGCCCATCCCGCCCGCTCCAGTGCCAGCAGGATCGACGTCACCGTGGCACGGTTCAACTCCAACCGCGAGGCGATCGAGGCGACCGAACTGGGCTGTGACTGAGCAGCCAATAACCCCACGACGGCGACGACCCGATCGGTAGGCGGCGAGCCCACCCGCTGGTCGTCATCTCGGCCGCCCATCGCCCTCCTTATCCCTGGCTTCGCGGGAAATCACCGATCGTACGGCGCCGGCCCGGACCCTTGCGCTGACGTTCGGCCAGCGGTAGCGTCCCGTCTCATCGTATTTTCAGTTGTCGTTCATATGGCAAATAATTGTCATATTGCCGGAGAGGAGCCGGTCATGGCCGCCGGACGACGTGAAGTACCCCGGGGGGACCGGTGTAGCCGTGCGCTGTGTGCGGCCGGGCTGGCGACGGCGGTGGTCGTCGGCACCGCGGCGAGCCCGATCCAGCCGGCCCGCCTGGCACGCTCATTGCCGGTGGCGTTGACATCGGTCTCGGCCGAGGTGCAACAGGCGATCGATGCCCTGCTCGACGTGATGAAGCAGGCCGCCGCCGACGACGCGGCACTGCCCTTCGCGACACCCGACGGCGTCGCCATGCTGATGACGGGGCTGCAGAACACGAACTACGAATTGCTCATGGCCGGGGTCTCACGGGTGACCGAGCTGTTCGACGGATGGTTTTTCCAGTCGCCCGAAGTGATGGCCGGTGACGCCGCCAATCCGCGGCAGTACTTCCAGTTCTTCACCCCCGACATCTACTACCACGCGACCGCGGGCCTGGCCCCGGGCGCGACCTATGAGCTCACCGGCACGCTCGGCGGTGGCACCGAGGCGTTCGCGATCGCCACCGAGCAGATCACCGGTTCGCAGGCCGTCAGCAAGGAGAGCCTGGAACTCGGCACCAATCTGGTGGTCAACCCCGACGGCACGTTCACCGTCTACATCGGGCCCGACGCGCCCAGCGGTGCGGTCAACTTCATCGACGACGACAGCGCCACCATCCAGGGGGCCGCCTCGCTGCTGGTCCGGGATGTGTTGGGAGACTGGGCGAAAGGGCCCAGCAATATCAGCATCCACTGCGTGGCCGATTGCCCGCCGTTCTTCGCCATCCCCGAGGGCGGATTCTTTCCCAGTGACGACACGGTGACGCCACCGAAGATCAGCTCGATCGACGACGCGCTGACCCTGCTGTTCAGTGCCTTCGCCAAGATCGCCGGGCCGTTCAACACCCAGAACATGGGACTGGCCCAGATCGCCGGGATCGAGCAGCCCGCCAACACCATGAGCCCGCTGGCCACCGAGACGAGCCTGTTCGCCACGGGTCTGCCAAGCGCGGACGTCTCCGCGGGGAACTTCGACTTGGACGCCGGCGAGGCGCTGATCGTGAAGGTGCCGGAGGTGGACTCCGCCTACAGCGGCATCGAGCTGATGAACGTCTACGGCGCGGCACTGCCGTTCACGCTGGCCCAGACCACCCTGAACAACACCACGGCGTTTCAAGCCGCTGACGGCTACACCTACTACGTGATCAGCGCCACCAATCCCGGCGTGGCGAATTGGCTGGACACCGGAGGCATCCCCAACGGGGAGATCTTCGCCCGGTTCGAGAACCTCGCCGCCGGAACCGATCCGACCGGTCTGGAGGTGACCACCCAGGTGGTGCCGGTGGCCGACGTGGCCCAATACCTGCCCGGTGACACCCCGACCGTCAGCGCGGCCGAGTACGCCGCCGACATGACCCAGCGGGTGCTGTCCTATGACTACGCCCTGGACGTGTCCCGGATGCACGCCCAACCCAGCTGGCTGATCCAGGAAGTGCTGTTCTCCGGGCTCAAGGGGCTCATCGGTGACGACAACTTCGCGTCGGTCTTCGGCGAGGAGCCGGTCACACCGCTGGCGCTGCGGTTCACCGACGCACTGAGCCCGGACTGGGACGCCGTCTGGCACGGGATCACGAGCGATCCGTTCGGCAGCCTGACCGCGGTGGCCAACAACCTGCCGCTGCTGTGGAGCGATGTCAGCCTGCCGTTCCAGCTGGCCGCAGCACAATCGCTGCTGTCGCTGCTGCTTCCCGGGACGTCCGGCTCGCTGCTGAGCGACGCACTGCTCGACCCGAACAGCGGCATCATCGCCGGCCTGCTCAATGCCCGCGACGACCTGGCCACCACGATCCTGACCGCCACCAACGCCTGGCCGACGGAGCTGGGTGAGCAGGCCGCCCAGCAGTGGGCGAACATGTCCGAGCTGATCGCGCAGGGTGCCACGTCACTGTTCGACGC
This is a stretch of genomic DNA from Mycolicibacter terrae. It encodes these proteins:
- a CDS encoding LLM class flavin-dependent oxidoreductase; translated protein: MRLSVLDLVPVRTDQTSADALAATVRLAQTADRLGFTRYWVAEHHNMPSVGATSPPVLLAYLAAQTARVRLGSGGVMLPNHAPLAVAEQFALLEAAAPGRIDLGIGRAPGSDPVTSFMLRGGREGAAEREIQNFPDYLDQVRAMMSSRGVQVQLRDGDYLLKATPAAVGEPRLWLLGSSMYSARLAAAKGLPYVFAHHFSGHGTEEALAYYREHFTPSEVCSEPTTFLTVNASVAETRDEATALMLPNLQMMARLRTGRPLGAVDLVEDAQAARVSDQEQRIIDSGLQRAVVGAPAEAAEALKALAEDFDVDEVMVNPVASARRGTDPATAPGRERTLELLAKELF
- a CDS encoding uracil-DNA glycosylase → MLNHPRTGQPFASPVPPGTGWPGDPATRETPQAPDAARVTHLAGQAGSIPELDALISVCRACPRLVTWREEVAVTKRKSFADQPYWGRPVPGWGSPTPKIVVVGLAPAANGANRTGRMFTGDRSGDQLYAALHRAGLVNQPTSVDAADGLQTNTIRIIAPVRCAPPDNSPTTVERNTCAPWIDAEWRLIAPHVRVVVALGGFAWQIALRVATDQPPKPKPKFGHGALAELSPTLRLLGCYHPSQQNMFTGRLTPAMLDDIFGRAAELAGLSG
- a CDS encoding helix-turn-helix domain-containing protein, translating into MGGRDDDQRVGSPPTDRVVAVVGLLAAQSQPSSVASIASRLELNRATVTSILLALERAGWAARRDDRKYTLGPGLIGIADTVRRLWPLSTESAHVIEQMAERAGCGAGLALVGAAELSFLTLVRGRGRIPAGVGVGVRLPLIAPVGATVIAHRDAQARQAWLASAHGVGPDLLDDVLAQVRQNGVVVFGLGGPGLEALDVLAEVVDLLAEHPRRVALRQRVFELLTGVNGNPYTAEQLATTQPLSVSYLAAPVFDKGEPTYELQLGPLRRDVSAAERDRYIREIRSTAQQLST